One genomic segment of Nonomuraea coxensis DSM 45129 includes these proteins:
- a CDS encoding HNH endonuclease: MTRQVLLLNATYEPLTTLSLHRAVVLVLRGKADVVHRDGRGAVLRSATCTLDVPSVIRLRRYVRIPYRSRIPLTRAALMRRDNYRCAYCGQRAETIDHVIPRSRGGTHTWENCVASCTTCNHSKADKYLEELGWTLRVLPAVPRGAHWRLIGASLVGDPQWAPYLEAAA, encoded by the coding sequence ATGACGCGCCAGGTCCTGCTGCTGAACGCCACTTACGAGCCGCTCACCACGCTCTCCCTGCACCGCGCCGTCGTGCTGGTGCTCCGGGGGAAGGCCGACGTCGTGCACCGCGACGGCAGGGGCGCCGTGCTGCGCTCAGCGACCTGCACGCTCGACGTGCCCTCGGTGATCAGGCTCCGCAGATATGTCCGCATCCCTTACCGGTCGCGCATCCCCCTGACCAGGGCGGCGCTCATGCGCCGTGACAACTACCGTTGCGCCTACTGCGGGCAGCGGGCCGAGACCATCGACCACGTCATCCCGCGCTCCCGGGGCGGCACGCACACCTGGGAGAACTGCGTGGCGTCCTGCACCACCTGCAACCACAGCAAGGCCGACAAATACCTGGAAGAGCTGGGGTGGACGCTCCGCGTGCTCCCCGCGGTGCCGCGCGGGGCACACTGGCGGCTGATCGGCGCCTCCCTCGTGGGCGACCCCCAGTGGGCGCCCTACCTGGAGGCGGCGGCCTGA
- a CDS encoding helix-turn-helix domain-containing protein yields the protein MLGPAMVEAVPSAALRPYVTRLTAYREHPGTPVTRAEAAMPGAVLILAFGTPMEVDGQRLTAFAGGLGDRFTVTRTAGPTEGVQAFLTPFGARRLHGLPMRHLTNRVLPAGELLGAWAETAVERLAATPSWRERLALVDRLLLARLLRGPEVGPEVPWAWARLLESGGRVRAPELAASLGWSHRHLVARFQDQVGLPPKTAARVIRFGRAARLLRSGAAPALVAAECGFYDQAHLNREFRALGGVTPGQIRPRPGSRRPAS from the coding sequence ATGCTGGGGCCGGCCATGGTCGAGGCCGTCCCCAGCGCTGCCCTGCGCCCCTACGTCACCCGCCTGACCGCCTACCGCGAGCACCCCGGCACGCCGGTGACGCGGGCGGAGGCGGCGATGCCCGGGGCCGTGCTCATCCTCGCCTTCGGCACGCCGATGGAGGTGGACGGGCAGCGGCTCACGGCGTTCGCCGGCGGGCTCGGCGACCGGTTCACCGTCACCCGCACGGCGGGGCCGACGGAGGGCGTGCAGGCGTTCCTCACGCCGTTCGGCGCCAGGCGGCTGCACGGCCTGCCGATGCGTCACCTGACCAACCGCGTCCTGCCGGCGGGCGAGCTGCTGGGGGCGTGGGCGGAGACGGCCGTGGAGCGGCTGGCCGCCACGCCGTCCTGGCGGGAGCGGCTGGCGCTGGTCGACCGGCTGCTGCTGGCCCGCCTCCTGCGGGGGCCCGAGGTGGGGCCGGAGGTGCCGTGGGCGTGGGCGCGGCTGCTGGAGTCGGGCGGGCGGGTCCGCGCGCCCGAGCTCGCCGCCTCGCTGGGCTGGAGCCACCGGCATCTGGTGGCGCGTTTCCAGGACCAGGTGGGGCTGCCGCCGAAGACGGCGGCCCGGGTGATCAGGTTCGGGCGGGCGGCGCGGCTGCTGCGCTCGGGCGCGGCTCCCGCGCTGGTGGCGGCCGAGTGCGGCTTCTACGACCAGGCGCACCTCAACCGGGAGTTCCGCGCGCTCGGCGGCGTCACGCCCGGTCAGATTCGTCCAAGACCCGGGAGCCGGCGCCCGGCATCCTGA
- a CDS encoding helix-turn-helix transcriptional regulator, producing MTTVVKHDTRPLTTAEIAALALSLAHLGAGPQAVTARRGLQHALQHLELDDDVIAATLATLTEPLPLEVASRARLMADAITSRLMIRLHYRDAGGNITVRDVEPVTCLVHREYWYLVGVCRMRRGIRAFRFDRILAVEPTLTPARPHLADRFLPFQRRKRVRAGAA from the coding sequence ATGACGACAGTCGTGAAGCACGATACTCGCCCGCTGACGACCGCCGAGATCGCCGCCCTCGCACTCTCCCTCGCCCACCTCGGCGCGGGACCCCAGGCTGTCACCGCCCGGCGCGGCCTGCAGCACGCGCTCCAGCACCTGGAGCTCGACGACGACGTCATCGCCGCCACCCTCGCCACCCTGACCGAGCCGCTGCCCCTGGAGGTCGCCTCCCGGGCCAGGCTGATGGCCGACGCCATCACCAGCCGGCTCATGATCCGCCTGCACTACCGCGACGCCGGGGGCAACATCACCGTCCGCGACGTCGAGCCGGTGACCTGCCTGGTGCACCGCGAATACTGGTATCTCGTCGGCGTGTGCCGGATGCGCCGCGGGATCCGGGCCTTCAGGTTCGACCGCATCCTCGCGGTCGAGCCCACGCTCACGCCGGCGCGGCCGCATCTGGCCGACCGGTTCCTGCCGTTCCAGCGCCGCAAGCGGGTCAGGGCCGGAGCGGCCTAG
- a CDS encoding VOC family protein, whose translation MRRTVYALARYQDCGAALDFLTEAFGFRAHEVSKNDEGVVHHAELLVGDDLVMIGQGRPGGPGVYVAVDDVDAHHDRAVAAGARVTMALVDQPYGSREYGCADPEGNLWWFGTYRP comes from the coding sequence ATGAGACGAACCGTGTACGCGCTCGCCCGCTACCAGGACTGCGGGGCGGCGCTCGACTTCCTGACGGAGGCGTTCGGGTTCCGGGCGCACGAGGTGTCCAAGAACGACGAGGGCGTGGTGCACCACGCCGAGCTGCTGGTGGGCGACGACCTCGTCATGATCGGCCAGGGCCGGCCGGGCGGGCCGGGGGTCTACGTCGCGGTGGACGACGTGGACGCCCACCACGACCGCGCGGTGGCGGCGGGGGCCAGGGTGACCATGGCGCTGGTGGACCAGCCGTACGGGTCCAGGGAGTACGGCTGCGCCGACCCCGAGGGCAACCTCTGGTGGTTCGGGACCTACCGGCCCTGA
- the purU gene encoding formyltetrahydrofolate deformylase, with translation MTSPAEYILTLSCPDRPGVVAAVSGLLARNGCNIIESQQFGDRVAQRFFMRVQFAGGPSEDDIRAAFAALAPDFAMEFTVRDVARKPRVLIMVSKFDHCLNDLLYRVKARTLDIDVVAVVSNHPDLRPLTQSHGIDYHHLPVTPDTKPRQEAEVLALVEHYQADLVVLARYMQVLSPDLCEKLAGRAINIHHSFLPSFKGAKPYHQAHDRGVKLIGATAHYVTSDLDEGPIIEQEVARVNHSHSPEDLAAIGRDVECVTLARAVKWHAEQRVLLDGHKTVVFPR, from the coding sequence ATGACCAGCCCAGCCGAATACATCCTGACGCTCTCCTGCCCCGACCGCCCCGGCGTCGTGGCCGCCGTCTCCGGCCTGCTCGCCCGCAACGGGTGCAACATCATCGAGAGCCAGCAGTTCGGCGACCGGGTGGCGCAGCGCTTCTTCATGCGCGTGCAGTTCGCCGGCGGGCCGTCCGAGGACGACATCAGGGCGGCCTTCGCCGCGCTCGCCCCCGACTTCGCCATGGAGTTCACGGTGCGGGACGTCGCGCGCAAGCCGCGCGTGCTCATCATGGTCAGCAAGTTCGACCACTGCCTCAACGACCTGCTCTACCGGGTCAAGGCGAGGACGCTCGACATCGACGTCGTCGCGGTCGTCTCCAACCACCCCGACCTGCGCCCGCTCACCCAGTCGCACGGCATCGACTACCACCACCTGCCGGTCACCCCGGACACCAAGCCCAGGCAGGAGGCCGAGGTGCTCGCACTGGTCGAGCACTACCAGGCCGACCTCGTGGTGCTGGCCCGCTACATGCAGGTGCTCTCCCCGGACCTCTGCGAGAAGCTGGCCGGGCGGGCGATCAACATCCACCACTCGTTCCTGCCGTCGTTCAAGGGCGCCAAGCCCTACCACCAGGCGCACGACCGCGGCGTCAAGCTGATCGGCGCCACCGCCCACTACGTGACCTCCGACCTCGACGAGGGGCCGATCATCGAGCAGGAGGTGGCCCGGGTCAACCACAGCCACTCGCCGGAGGACCTCGCGGCCATCGGGCGCGACGTCGAGTGCGTGACGCTGGCGCGGGCGGTCAAGTGGCACGCCGAGCAGCGGGTCCTGCTCGACGGCCACAAGACGGTGGTCTTCCCCCGCTGA
- a CDS encoding GNAT family N-acetyltransferase, which yields MWTFTSDPEEYAAVAEPFLLGDPVGNTVPLTVLADLRAGTPAKDPRFGWWTVGGQVRGAAFRTPPYPIGLAVMPVEAVAPLVEALGRDIPAIVGRAELTDEVVRLMGPPARTVAERLYRLGALSVPEVPGRGRLATPADFPLLVSWYHAFGEEAGLGEGDPAERVAQRLTRRELFVWEDGGAPVSLAALSQAAGGVCRVGPVYTPPSRRRHGYGSAVTAHVSRVGLAERGEEVVLFTDLANPTSNAIYQAIGYEPVSDYAHITYA from the coding sequence ATGTGGACCTTCACCTCCGACCCGGAGGAGTACGCCGCGGTCGCCGAGCCCTTCCTGCTCGGCGACCCGGTGGGCAACACCGTCCCGCTGACCGTGCTGGCCGACCTGCGCGCCGGCACGCCGGCCAAGGATCCCCGGTTCGGCTGGTGGACGGTGGGCGGGCAGGTGCGGGGGGCGGCCTTCCGTACGCCGCCGTACCCGATCGGGCTCGCCGTCATGCCGGTCGAGGCGGTCGCGCCCCTGGTGGAGGCGCTCGGCCGGGACATCCCCGCGATCGTCGGCCGGGCCGAGCTGACCGACGAGGTCGTCCGCCTGATGGGGCCGCCCGCGAGGACCGTCGCCGAGCGGCTCTACCGGCTCGGCGCGCTGAGCGTCCCCGAGGTGCCGGGGCGGGGCAGGCTCGCCACGCCCGCCGACTTCCCGCTGCTGGTGAGCTGGTACCACGCCTTCGGCGAGGAGGCCGGGCTCGGCGAGGGCGACCCGGCCGAGCGGGTCGCCCAGCGGCTGACCCGGCGCGAGCTGTTCGTGTGGGAGGACGGCGGCGCGCCGGTTTCCCTCGCGGCGCTGTCGCAGGCGGCGGGCGGGGTCTGCCGGGTCGGGCCGGTCTACACGCCCCCCTCGCGCCGCCGGCACGGCTACGGGTCCGCGGTCACCGCCCACGTCAGCCGCGTCGGGCTCGCGGAGCGGGGCGAGGAGGTCGTGCTCTTCACCGACCTGGCCAACCCCACCAGCAACGCCATCTACCAGGCCATCGGGTACGAGCCCGTGTCCGACTACGCGCACATCACCTACGCTTAG
- the ilvD gene encoding dihydroxy-acid dehydratase: protein MPALRSRTVTHGRNMAGARALLRATGVAGSDFGKPIVAVANSFTQFVPGHVHLREVGDVVAAAVREAGAIPREFNTIAVDDGIAMGHGGMLYSLPSRELIADAVEYMVNAHCADALICVSNCDKITPGMLLAAFRLNIPTVFVSGGPMEAGKTPGRKLDLIDPMIASADASVSDEELLEMEESACPTCGSCSGMFTANSMNCLTEAMGLALPGNGTILATHKARKRLFEDAGRTLVEITRRYYEEGDESVLPRSIATREAFENAMALDVAMGGSTNTILHILAAAREAEVDFGLKEINEISLRVPCLCKVAPATSKYHVEDVHRAGGIPAILGELDRAGLLHRDVPTVNGGTLADLLAGWDVRSPSVRPEAVELWHAAPGNVRTVKPYSQDNRWDDLDLDRAAGCVRDLEHAYTADGGLAVLYGNISRDGAVVKTAGVDESIWRFSGPAVVFESQEDAVEGILGGRVKEGDVVVIRYEGPKGGPGMQEMLYPTSFLKGKGLGKACALVTDGRFSGGTSGLSIGHASPEAAEGGTIALVEDGDVIDIDIPNRTMELRVPEAELAARRERLLTDLGGYRPRERNRPVSVALQAYAAMTTSASTGASRDLSQLSK from the coding sequence CTGCGCGAGGTCGGCGACGTCGTCGCCGCCGCGGTGCGCGAGGCGGGAGCCATCCCCCGCGAGTTCAACACGATCGCGGTCGACGACGGCATCGCGATGGGCCACGGCGGCATGCTCTACTCGCTGCCGTCCCGCGAGCTGATCGCCGACGCGGTCGAGTACATGGTCAACGCCCACTGCGCGGACGCGCTCATCTGCGTCTCCAACTGCGACAAGATCACGCCGGGCATGCTGCTCGCCGCCTTCCGGCTCAACATCCCGACGGTGTTCGTCTCCGGCGGCCCGATGGAGGCCGGCAAGACCCCGGGGCGCAAGCTCGACCTCATCGACCCGATGATCGCCTCCGCAGACGCGTCGGTCTCCGACGAGGAGCTGCTGGAGATGGAGGAGAGCGCCTGCCCGACCTGCGGCTCGTGCTCCGGCATGTTCACCGCCAACTCCATGAACTGCCTGACTGAGGCGATGGGTCTGGCGCTGCCCGGCAACGGCACCATCCTGGCCACGCACAAGGCGCGCAAGCGGCTCTTCGAGGACGCCGGCCGCACGCTGGTCGAGATCACCCGCCGCTACTACGAGGAGGGCGACGAGTCGGTGCTGCCGCGCTCGATCGCCACCCGCGAGGCGTTCGAGAACGCCATGGCGCTCGACGTCGCCATGGGCGGCTCCACCAACACGATCCTGCACATCCTGGCCGCGGCCCGCGAGGCCGAGGTCGACTTCGGCCTCAAGGAGATCAACGAGATCTCGCTGCGGGTGCCCTGCCTGTGCAAGGTCGCCCCGGCCACCAGCAAATACCACGTCGAGGACGTCCACCGGGCCGGCGGCATCCCCGCCATCCTGGGCGAGCTCGACCGGGCCGGGCTGCTGCACCGCGACGTGCCCACGGTCAACGGCGGCACGCTGGCCGACCTGCTGGCCGGCTGGGACGTCAGGTCACCTTCCGTCCGGCCGGAGGCCGTCGAGCTCTGGCACGCCGCGCCCGGCAACGTGCGCACGGTGAAGCCCTACTCCCAGGACAACCGCTGGGACGACCTCGACCTCGACCGGGCCGCCGGCTGCGTCCGCGACCTGGAGCACGCCTACACCGCCGACGGCGGCCTCGCGGTGCTCTACGGCAACATCTCGCGCGACGGCGCGGTGGTGAAGACCGCCGGGGTGGACGAGTCGATCTGGCGCTTCAGCGGCCCTGCGGTGGTGTTCGAGTCGCAGGAGGACGCCGTCGAGGGCATCCTCGGCGGGCGGGTCAAGGAGGGCGACGTCGTCGTCATCCGCTACGAGGGCCCCAAGGGCGGCCCCGGCATGCAGGAGATGCTCTACCCGACCTCGTTCCTCAAGGGCAAGGGCCTCGGCAAGGCGTGCGCGCTGGTCACCGACGGCCGCTTCTCCGGCGGCACGTCGGGGCTGTCCATCGGCCACGCCTCCCCCGAGGCGGCCGAGGGCGGCACGATCGCGCTGGTCGAGGACGGCGACGTCATCGACATCGACATCCCCAACCGGACGATGGAGCTGCGCGTCCCCGAGGCGGAGCTGGCGGCGCGGCGCGAGCGGCTGCTGACCGACCTGGGCGGCTACCGGCCGCGCGAGCGCAACCGGCCGGTGAGCGTGGCGTTGCAGGCCTACGCCGCGATGACGACCTCCGCCTCGACGGGGGCCTCGCGGGACCTGTCGCAACTGTCGAAGTAG
- a CDS encoding prolyl oligopeptidase family serine peptidase, whose translation MTREPYPAARREDIIDELHGTPVPDPYRWLEDPDSPETKGWLLAQSELFSRSRGPQRFKSRIAELLRSGSIGVPTWRGERYFFSRRTPDQEHAVYYVVEADGTERALIDPMAIDPSGLTTLDAVQPDKEGRLLAYQLSVGGNEESVLYIMDVATGARVEGPIDRCRYSPVAWLPGGEAFYYVRRLPSTEVPENETQFHRRVYLHRVGTSTEDDAMIFGQGLKMTNYYGVGVSRDGRWLQVSAHEGTAPRNDLWVADLTASPADRPELRVVQEGVDAQAGLVFGRDGRLYVHTDRDASRARVCVTDPAEPGYDTWRELIPEDPEAVLNDFAILDDLERPVLLVGWTRHAISEITVHDLETGERLGEVPTPGLGSVGGIAERPEGGHEAWFGYTDNTTPPTIQRYDARTGETTLWAASPGAVEVPDVRTEQVVYRSADGTDVRMLVISPPGEASGPRPAILYGYGGFGISMTPGYSASILAWVEAGGVYAIANLRGGGEEGEQWHRDGMLGNKQNVFDDFHAAAEHLIATGVTTAGQLGISGGSNGGLLVGAALTQRPDLYAAVVCSAPLLDMVRYELFGLGATWNVEYGSAADPEQFGWLWGYSPYHHVKEGVEYPATLFTVFQSDTRVHPLHAWKMCAALQHATASDRPVLLRNETEVGHGARSVSRSVDLSADTLTFLAAHTGL comes from the coding sequence ATGACGCGAGAGCCGTACCCCGCCGCACGCCGCGAAGACATCATCGACGAACTGCACGGAACGCCCGTACCAGACCCCTACAGATGGCTGGAGGATCCCGACAGTCCAGAGACGAAGGGATGGCTGCTCGCGCAGAGCGAGCTGTTCAGCCGGAGCCGGGGGCCGCAACGGTTCAAGAGCCGCATCGCCGAGCTGCTGCGGTCCGGCTCGATCGGCGTGCCGACCTGGCGCGGCGAGCGCTACTTCTTCAGCCGCCGCACGCCCGACCAGGAGCACGCGGTCTACTACGTCGTCGAGGCCGACGGCACCGAGCGGGCGCTGATCGACCCGATGGCGATCGACCCGTCGGGGCTGACCACGCTCGACGCCGTCCAGCCCGACAAGGAGGGGCGGCTGCTGGCCTACCAGCTCTCGGTGGGCGGCAACGAGGAGTCCGTCCTCTACATCATGGACGTGGCGACGGGCGCCCGCGTCGAGGGGCCGATCGACCGCTGCCGCTACTCCCCCGTCGCCTGGCTGCCCGGCGGCGAGGCGTTCTACTACGTGCGCCGGCTGCCGAGCACCGAGGTGCCGGAGAACGAGACCCAGTTCCACCGCCGCGTCTACCTGCACCGCGTCGGCACCTCCACCGAGGACGACGCCATGATCTTCGGCCAGGGGCTGAAGATGACCAACTACTACGGCGTCGGCGTCTCCCGCGACGGCCGCTGGCTGCAGGTCTCGGCGCACGAGGGCACCGCGCCCCGCAACGACCTCTGGGTGGCCGACCTGACCGCCTCCCCGGCCGACCGGCCCGAGCTCAGGGTCGTCCAGGAGGGCGTGGACGCGCAGGCCGGGCTGGTCTTCGGCCGCGACGGCCGGCTCTACGTCCACACCGACCGCGACGCCTCCCGCGCCCGGGTGTGCGTCACCGACCCGGCCGAGCCCGGCTACGACACCTGGCGCGAGCTGATCCCCGAGGACCCCGAGGCGGTGCTCAACGACTTCGCCATCCTCGACGACCTGGAGCGCCCGGTGCTGCTGGTGGGCTGGACCCGCCACGCGATCAGCGAGATCACCGTGCACGACCTGGAGACCGGCGAACGCCTCGGCGAGGTGCCCACGCCCGGCCTGGGCTCGGTCGGCGGCATCGCCGAGCGCCCCGAGGGCGGCCACGAGGCGTGGTTCGGCTACACCGACAACACCACCCCGCCCACCATCCAGCGCTACGACGCCCGCACCGGCGAGACCACGCTGTGGGCGGCCTCGCCGGGCGCCGTGGAGGTGCCGGACGTCCGCACCGAGCAGGTCGTCTACCGCTCCGCGGACGGCACCGACGTCCGGATGCTGGTCATCTCGCCGCCCGGCGAGGCGAGCGGCCCCCGCCCGGCGATCCTCTACGGCTACGGCGGCTTCGGCATCTCCATGACCCCCGGCTACTCCGCCTCGATCCTGGCCTGGGTGGAGGCCGGCGGCGTCTACGCCATCGCCAACCTGCGCGGCGGCGGCGAGGAGGGCGAGCAGTGGCACCGCGACGGCATGCTGGGCAACAAGCAGAACGTCTTCGACGACTTCCACGCCGCGGCCGAGCACCTGATCGCCACCGGGGTGACCACGGCCGGGCAGCTCGGCATCTCCGGCGGCTCCAACGGCGGGCTGCTCGTGGGCGCGGCGCTCACCCAGCGGCCCGACCTGTACGCCGCCGTGGTGTGCTCGGCCCCGCTGCTCGACATGGTCAGGTACGAGCTGTTCGGCCTGGGCGCGACCTGGAACGTCGAGTACGGCTCGGCCGCCGACCCCGAGCAGTTCGGCTGGCTGTGGGGCTACTCGCCGTACCACCACGTCAAGGAGGGCGTGGAGTACCCGGCGACGCTGTTCACCGTCTTCCAGTCCGACACCCGGGTGCACCCGCTGCACGCCTGGAAGATGTGCGCGGCGTTGCAGCACGCGACGGCCTCCGACCGGCCGGTGCTGCTGCGCAACGAGACCGAGGTGGGTCACGGCGCCCGCTCGGTCAGCCGCTCGGTCGACCTGTCGGCCGACACGCTGACCTTCCTCGCCGCCCACACCGGGCTCTAG
- a CDS encoding FmdB family zinc ribbon protein, translating into MPRYDFRCRACGSTFEVSRPMSDSDAPAACPEGHDDTVKLLSTVAMTGGAAAPRPSGGGGGCCGGGCCSS; encoded by the coding sequence ATGCCCCGTTACGACTTCCGCTGCCGCGCGTGCGGCTCCACGTTCGAGGTGTCCCGCCCGATGTCGGACTCCGACGCGCCGGCGGCCTGCCCAGAAGGCCACGACGACACGGTGAAGCTGCTGTCCACGGTCGCCATGACCGGCGGCGCCGCCGCACCCCGCCCCAGCGGTGGCGGCGGCGGTTGCTGCGGCGGGGGCTGCTGCTCCTCCTGA